The following are from one region of the Centropristis striata isolate RG_2023a ecotype Rhode Island chromosome 19, C.striata_1.0, whole genome shotgun sequence genome:
- the LOC131992889 gene encoding complement C1q-like protein 2, whose amino-acid sequence MVVELKVELRNVQAAVMDIQAADLMSLETGLTATNNRTSHLETENEVQAADLMSLETGLTATNNRTSHLETENEERKVAFYTGLTNIGTVGPFTSSTTLKYSRVFTNIGDAYNPSTGFFTAPVRGVYYFQFTMCGKRTGTMGVQVFKNNQIIMTNFETKDEGGFEYMTNSVVLELMAGDEIHLVLPEGQSLWDSIHNQSTFSGSLLFTL is encoded by the exons atggtggtggagctcaAGGTGGAGCTGAGGAACGTTCAGGCCGCAGTGATGGACA tccaagctgcagacctgatgtctCTGGAAACTGGACTGACTGCCACCAACAACAGAACCAGTCacctagaaacagagaatgaag tccaagctgcagacctgatgtctCTGGAAACTGGACTGACTGCCACCAACAACAGAACCAGTCacctagaaacagagaatgaag AGAGGAAGGTGGCCTTTTACACAGGTCTGACTAATATAGGAACTGTTGGACCATTCACCTCATCCACCACACTGAAATACAGCAGAGTCTTCACCAACATCGGCGATGCTTACAATCCATCTAcag gtttCTTCACAGCTCCAGTCAGAGGGGTCTACTACTTCCAGTTCACTATGTGTGGTAAACGAACAGGTACCATGGGTGTACAGGTGTTCAAGAACAACCAGATTATCATGACTAATTTTGAGACTAAGGATGAGGGAGGTTTTGAATACATgactaactctgttgtcttggagctgatggcaggagatgAAATCCACCTCGTTCTCCCAGAGGGCCAGTCTCTCTGGGACAGTATACACAACCAGAGCACCTTCAgtggctccctcctcttcacactgtga
- the LOC131992535 gene encoding complement C1q-like protein 2, translating into MRAVGLLLLLLALCGSGAQGELQETETTKTTTPDIWAEVRALRDMVVELKVELRNVQAAVTDSESQVEELKAELMVTNVYVELLQRENSELQTRLSSSESELLISKTRIETLERENTERKVAFYTGLTNSGHVGPFNTDITLKYSRVFTNIGDAYNPSTGFFTAPVRGVYYFQFTMSGHQAGLMGVQVYKNNQWIMWNGENKEEGGHEYMTNSVVLELMAGDEIHLVLPSGYSLFDDSYNHNSFSGSLLFTL; encoded by the exons ATGAGGgctgttggtttgctgctgctgctgctggctctgtgtgggtcaggagctcagggggagcttcaggagacggagaccacaaagacaaccacacctgacatctgggcggaggtgagggctctgagagacatggtggtggagctcaAGGTGGAGCTGAGGAACGTTCAGGCCGCAGTGACGGACAGTGAGAGCCAGGTGGAGGAACTGAAAGCTGAGCTGATGGTCACCAACGTGTacgtggagctgctgcagagagagaactcag agctgcagaccagactgagcagcagtgagagtgaacttcTCATCAGCAAGACCAGGATCgagacgctggagagagaaaatacag AGAGGAAGGTGGCCTTTTACACAGGTCTGACTAATTCAGGACATGTTGGACCATTCAACACAGACATCACACTGAAATACAGCAGAGTCTTCACCAACATCGGCGATGCTTACAATCCATCTAcag GTTTCTTCACAGCTCCAGTCAGAGGGGTCTACTACTTCCAGTTCACTATGAGTGGTCACCAAGCAGGTCTCATGGGTGTACAGGTGTACAAGAACAACCAGTGGATCATGTGGAATGGGGAGAATAAGGAAGAGGGAGGTCATGAATACATgactaactctgttgtcttggagctgatggcaggagatgAAATCCACCTCGTTCTCCCATCAGGCTATTCTCTCTTTGACGATTCATACAACCACAACAGCTTCAgtggctccctcctcttcacactgtga
- the LOC131992888 gene encoding complement C1q-like protein 2, whose translation MRAVGLLLLLLALCGSGAQGELQEAETTKTTAPDIWAEVRALRDMVVELKVELRNVQAAVTDSESQVEELKAELMVTNVYTRLSSSESRIDTLERENTERKVAFYTGLTNSGDVGPFTSSTTLKYIKVFTNVGDAYNPSTGFFTAPVRGVYYFQFTLCGYLTGWMGVQVYKNNQRIMYNLENKEGTGHEYMTNSVVLELMAGDEIHLVLPSSHSLYDNIYNHNTFSGSLLFTL comes from the exons ATGAGGgctgttggtttgctgctgctgctgctggctctgtgtgGGTCAGGAGCTCAGGGGGAGCTTCAGGAGGCGGAGACCACAAAGACAACCGCACCTGACATCTGGGCGGAGGTGAGGGCTCTGAGAgacatggtggtggagctcaAGGTGGAGCTGAGGAACGTTCAGGCCGCAGTGACGGACAGTGAGAGCCAGGTGGAGGAACTGAAAGCTGAGCTGATGGTCACCAACGTGTac accagactgagcagcagtgagtccaggatcgacacgctggagagagaaaatacag AGAGGAAGGTGGCCTTTTACACAGGTCTGACTAATTCAGGAGATGTTGGACCATTCACCTCATCCACCACACTGAAATACATCAAAGTCTTCACCAACGTCGGCGATGCTTACAATCCATCTAcag gTTTCTTCACAGCTCCAGTCAGAGGGGTCTACTACTTCCAGTTCACTCTGTGTGGTTACCTAACAGGTTGGATGGGTGTACAGGTGTACAAGAACAACCAGAGGATCATGTATAATCTAGAGAATAAGGAAGGGACAGGTCATGAATACATgactaactctgttgtcttggagctgatggcaggagatgAAATCCACCTCGTTCTCCCATCAAGCCATTCTCTCTATGACAATATATACAACCACAACACCTTCAgtggctccctcctcttcacactgtga
- the LOC131992885 gene encoding complement C1q-like protein 2, protein MRAVGLLLLLLALCGSGAQGELQETETTKTTTPDIWAEVRALRDMVVELKVELRNVQAAVTDSESQVEELKAELMVTNVYTRLSSSESRIDTLERENTGDERKVAFYTGLTNDGYLGPFNTDITLQYSRVFTNVGDAYNPSTGFFTAPVRGVYYFQFTMSGGRTGHMGVYVYKNNQKIMYNYEVKEEEGHEYMTNSVVLELMAGDEIHLVLPDGCSLYDNTNNHNSFSGSLLFTL, encoded by the exons ATGAGGgctgttggtttgctgctgctgctgctggctctgtgtgggtcaggagctcagggggagcttcaggagacggagaccacaaagacaaccacacctgacatctgggcggaggtgagggctctgagagacatggtggtggagctcaAGGTGGAGCTGAGGAACGTTCAGGCCGCAGTGACGGACAGTGAGAGCCAGGTGGAGGAACTGAAAGCTGAGCTGATGGTCACCAACGTGTac accagactgagcagcagtgagtccaggatcgacacgctggagagagaaaatacaggtgatgaa AGGAAGGTGGCCTTTTACACAGGTCTGACTAATGATGGATATCTTGGACCATTCAACACAGACATCACACTGCAATACAGCAGAGTCTTCACCAACGTCGGCGATGCTTACAATCCATCTAcag gTTTCTTCACAGCTCCAGTCAGAGGGGTTTACTACTTCCAGTTCACTATGAGTGGTGGCCGAACAGGTCACATGGGTGTCTATGTGTACAAGAACAACCAGAAGATCATGTATAATTATGAGGTTAAGGAAGAGGAAGGTCATGAATACATgactaactctgttgtcttggagctgatggcaggagatgAAATCCACCTCGTTCTCCCAGACGGCTGTTCTCTCTATGACAATACAAACAACCACAACAGCTTCAgtggctccctcctcttcacactgtga